One part of the Coffea eugenioides isolate CCC68of chromosome 10, Ceug_1.0, whole genome shotgun sequence genome encodes these proteins:
- the LOC113750636 gene encoding uncharacterized protein LOC113750636: MAIGTSARKIWFIWRGRNKARFEGQVFSARGVIVEVGNFLHDLGRANRLDKVQFRGDQDCEWARLASGTARKRRPVVVTWAMPPARQYKLNTDASVVNGKASGGGVLRDSHGRVIFAFYKEFGDKGVLHAEALAVLEGLLIVLRRIRRLLDQVAVSFRHIFREANGVADRLAALQGCPSKVFDSPQLLPREVRGCIAMDVAQVPSFRLVLE, translated from the exons ATGGCGATTGGGACAAGTGCTC gaaagatttggTTCATATGGCGGGGACGAAATAAGGCACGGTTCGAAGGCCAGGTTTTTTCAGCAAGGGGGGTCATCGTGGAGGTTGGCAACTTCTTGCACGACCTGGGCAGAGCAAATAGGCTGGATAAGGTACAGTTTCGGGGTGACCAGGATTGCGAGTGGGCACGGTTAGCATCAGGTACAGCCCGTAAACGGCGACCGGTGGTGGTAACCTGGGCAATGCCTCCGGCCCGGCAATACAAGCTAAACACGGATGCGAGTGTGGTCAATGGGAAGGCTAGTGGAGGAGGAGTGTTACGGGACTCACATGGTAGAGTTATCTTTGCATTCTATAAGGAGTTTGGGGACAAAGGAGTGCTGCATGCTGAGGCTTTGGCCGTATTAGAGGGGCTGTTAAT TGTGCTACGGCGGATTCGCCGCCTGTTGGATCAGGTTGCTGTGTCGTTTAGGCACATATTCCGGGAAGCAAATGGGGTTGCAGATAGGTTAGCTGCTTTGCAAGGTTGTCCGAGTAAGGTTTTTGATTCACCGCAGCTCCTACCAAGAGAGGTTCGGGGGTGCATTGCTATGGACGTCGCTCAAGTCCCGTCTTTTAGATTAGTGCTTGAATAG